From the genome of Bicyclus anynana chromosome 26, ilBicAnyn1.1, whole genome shotgun sequence:
CGAAGCCCGTCGCCGTCCGTCGCCCGCCGCGGAGCGGAGCGGAGCGGTGTCCGCCCGCCCGCCCGTTCGGTGGTCCTGTACGGTCGAGTCGAGTCGAGTCGTTTCGAAAACCCGTGCGGCTTCACAACCGCAACAATAAAAAGCCCTTTTCAGGGCTAACATATTATCTCTCTCTTTATAGTATCTAACCAACCGATGCGAcgattattgttttgttttattttcatcctCAACCTCAACATAAACATTAACATGACACGCCACTgcctattacctacctacctacctacctacctacctaccttgtTCTATCGCCTACCACGAGCGGACTAATAGAATTCACTCACTGCACATTCTAATGCCACTGCTACGTACGAACGTATCATACTCATACACAGTGGTGTGCACTagaaagtactgcataccccgagagttgtcttcttagtgctcattaaatacatatttttccactttgctcaattttattactagtgcataccctgatcgacaaccttatgcacgccactgctcataactatacctatacctaccaaCCTAACTAACTAACCGACTAACCAACGTGCATGATATGCACTCACTAGTATCTCTATCTACTCTActctactgtactgtactgtactacaCCACACTGCACTCGTATGCACCACCGAGACACGGACCGCAGTTGCACCGCACCTACAACAAAACAAACCGATAGATCTTAACAAACTGATCTATCGTCATCATTCTCTCCTCTCTTCCTTGATCCACTTCCATCCAGAAATACCCGAACCCGATCCCGACTCACGAATCGCTCACTGACCACTGACCACCACTACTACTACTGTCACCCTCATCATCTCTGCATCTCATTAtaagataaacaaacaaacaaaagacactaacaatataataataattatttattatgcacTTCGCCTCTCATTGTTCGCGTCCCCCTCCCTCCCCCCGGACTCGCCCCGTCTCGCTTCAGGCCATTCGCTGTCGGCTCGCGACGATCCCCACCGTTCCGATAACCGAGCACGGTATATATATTCAAGCCGACATctgattatttttactatttaccaGTATCTTCGCCGCTCGCGTACACACGCGCGCGCGCTACTTTTTCATACCAGTTCGTAAAAGTTCTACTCTAACACCATGTCCGGCCGTGGAAAAGGCGGTAAAGTCAAGGGAAAGGTCAAGTCCCGTTCCAACCGCGCCGGTCTGCAGTTCCCCGTGGGCCGTATACACAGACTGCTGAGGAAGGGCAACTACGCCGAGCGCGTCGGCGCCGGGGCGCCCGTCTACCTCGCCGCCGTGATGGAGTACCTGGCCGCTGAAGTTCTCGAGTTGGCAGGAAACGCGGCACGCGACAACAAGAAGACCAGGATCATACCGAGGCATCTCCAACTGGCGATCCGCAACGACGAGGAGCTGAACAAACTCCTCTCCGGTGTGACCATCGCACAGGGCGGCGTGCTGCCGAACATCCAAGCGGTACTGTTGCCCAAGAAGACAGAGAAGAAGGCCTAAGAGGTCGTTCGCAAGCAAGTTCGTGTGTTCGTTCACACTCGCTCATTAAGAAAAGGCCCTTTTCAGGGCCACAAAATTGTTCCAATGTTTTAATGAACCAAGTAAACTTAACTAACCTAACCAAGTAAACTAACGTAACTGACGGCCCATGCCCCATTACattacactacactacactacgcTTGTACATTGGGGTTTGGTAATATGGAGTTTGTACACATCACGCCGCCtatccaatgcgggttggcgggctacTCAATGCTTTACACACCACTGTGTGTAGTTCGCTTGTCTTGTATTAGAGGTGTGAGTATCGTTTctgtctgaaaaaaaaatggtaaaccATGTCAGGATTGTTGTTGTTGAATAAGTTATCGTCGTCATTACATGCAGTGGTCGTCGTTTCGATATTAAAGCATATATAATACCTATagtataatacctacctacataaaaaaaaaaaaaaaaaaagaattaaaaaaaaaatagaatccGTTCATAATTtgcattacattatattattatcttgcCTACAATTAATGGGCAGtagtgataatttttttttttttttttcccctatctacaataataataataataatattaattaagaaattaactaaTTGATCGATCGATTGATTGCTTGATGGACGGACATAATTAacgataaaaattattatacgcTGTGGTGGGGAggggcggggggggggggggggggggatgtGGATGGCGCGCGCGTCCCTGCGTCCCCCAGCCCGCACCGAAAGGTACTGCGATTGGGCGACGGCGAGGCAACGTTCACCGCGGCCGCGGCACGCGTGCGCCGGCCGAAGTGACAAAACTCGGGGGCTCGTATAATATCGCATCACTTTTCTCGCTAACTGACTACGAGACAGTCGCGCTCGCAGTACTACAGTATTCAAGTGTGTTTTTAATCGTTCGTTGCGTGCAACATGCCACCCAAGACTAGCGGTAAGGCCGCCAAGAAATCCGGCAAGGCGCAAAAGAACATCTCCAAGTCCgacaaaaagaagaagaagcacAAGAGGAAGGAGAGCTACGCCATCTACATCTACAAAGTGCTCAAGCAGGTCCACCCAGACACCGGCATCTCCAGCAAGGCCATGTCCATCATGAACTCCTTCGTGAACGACATATTCGAACGCATCGCCGCCGAAGCTTCTCGTCTGGCCCACTACAACAAGAGGTCGACTATAACCTCCAGGGAGGTGCAGACGTCCGTGAGGCTGTTGCTGCCCGGGGAGCTGGCCAAGCACGCAGTCAGCGAAGGCACAAAGGCCGTCACCAAGTACACCAGTTCTAAGTGAGGACCCGGTGTGGACGTTGTCTAGTCTCGTCGCTTCGCTACAattgataaaattgataataaaagGCCCTTTTCAGGGCCACAAAAACATTCCttcatataatattagtaatagtcgttatttttattaccttgTACTGAGTGCACTGCACGGGAGTTATAGATACAtatagatatatacatatacatacaggcaggcaggtaggtaggtaggtaggtaggtaggtaagtacatcATGAAGTGCATACGTCTCAATgatattaatgaatgaatgggctgtaaacaaaacaaaagaaaacaatacatcgatgcgtaattattatttagaacttacttaacaatataatttttatgacGTAGGTTGTAAACCAACCTGTGAAATACTTGCCGGGGATTAAGATAATGTAAAAAAGAAGTATAATGATAGTTGGTAGTTAACAATAGTTAGTTAATTGATTGGCCGAATCAGTGTATTGTTCGTCTTATGATGGTAATAATagcaatagttttttttttttttttttctttatttttttttttttgcgtgaTCGTGAGAGGTTCTGGATTCGGttcgatttatttaatttgttttattttattactagtgtagtgggtaggtacattattcccccccccccccccccaaaaaaaaattaaataataatttttataaatcaacTAAAATAAACCAGCCGAGAGAAGGTCGTGCCGCGTCTCGCTCCCGCGTGAGCGCGTCTCTGTCTTGCGCCCCACACCTCTCCCCCCCGTCTGTTCATACCATTCTACAAAACTCGAAAATACGAGCCGCGTTTATCATTCATTCCCCGTACGTTGAACGACGCGCGCGCTCATATCGTTCGAATTCTATTTTGGTTTTTCCTAAAGTTCCGTTTAGAGGAGGCATCATGGCTCGTACGAAGCAGACCGCTCGCAAGTCAACCGGTGGTAAAGCACCGCGCAAGCAGCTGGCCACGAAGGCGGCCCGCAAGAGCGCCCCGGCCACCGGCGGCGTCAAGAAACCTCATCGCTACAGGCCCGGCACCGTGGCCCTCCGTGAGATCCGTCGCTACCAGAAGAGCACCGAGCTCCTGATCCGCAAGCTGCCGTTCCAGCGGCTGGTGCGCGAGATCGCGCAGGACTTCAAGACCGACCTCCGCTTCCAGAGCTCCGCCGTGATGGCGCTGCAGGAGGCCAGCGAGGCTTACCTAGTGGGGCTCTTCGAAGACACCAACCTGTGCGCGATCCACGCCAAGCGCGTCACCATTATGCCGAAGGACATTCAGCTCGCGCGCAGGATCAGAGGCGAACGCGCCTAAGATGCGCCTCGCATCATAGTGCCGTTACCGGTGCGATCAAACATTGATCGAAAAAAAAAAGGCCCTTTTCAGGGCCGCAAATATTTCTATTGAATCACTTAATcacctactattattattaaactctaACCTACTTGCTGTCTATAATGATATAATATGATATCATCGCCGCATATATAGTATTATCGTTatgattattattgaaaatctaTCTACCTATGTATCCTAATAATGAAATTGGGTAACTATCAGTACATACATATGGGCCAGTACACAAAACAACAAGACAAAAGTGACACTCGAACACATACTTGCCCACAAGACAAGCACACATAAGTACATACGTTCACGTAGTACACaatttttagataattattattataatgcttaccctagttaaaaaccgtgtgcacgccactgaacgtacactacatacatacatacatacatacatacatacatacatcatctcgaaaaaaaaaaaaaaaaaaaaaaaaaaaaacaataataataataataataatagcattgatttttttttttttttaagtNNNNNNNNNNNNNNNNNNNNNNNNNNNNNNNNNNNNNNNNNNNNNNNNNNNNNNNNNNNNNNNNNNNNNNNNNNNNNNNNNNNNNNNNNNNNNNNNNNNNNNNNNNNNNNNNNNNNNNNNNNNNNNNNNNNNNNNNNNNNNNNNNNNNNNNNNNNNNNNNNNNNNNNNNNNNNNNNNNNNNNNNNNNNNNNNNNNNNNNNAAGAAGACCGCCAAGCCGCCGACGAAGAAACCAAAAGCGCCCAAACCTAAGAAAGCCGCACCGAAGGCGAAGCCCGCCGCCAAGAAGGCCTCCGCCGCGAAGAAATAGAGCCACCGCGCGCCAGCCTGCCGCGCGAAGCCCGTCGCCGTCCGTCGCCCGCCGCGGAGCGGAGCGGAGCGGTGTCCGCCCGCCCGCCCGTTCGGTGGTCCTGTACGGTCGAGTCGAGTCGAGTCGTTTCGAAAACCCGTGCGGCTTCACAACCGCAACAATAAAAAGCCCTTTTCAGGGCTAACATATTATCTCTCTCTTTATAGTATCTAACCAACCGATGCGAcgattattgttttgttttattttcatcctCAACCTCAACATAAACATTAACATGACACGCCACTgcctattacctacctacctacctacctacctacctaccttgtTCTATCGCCTACCACGAGCGGACTAATAGAATTCACTCACTGCACATTCTAATGCCACTGCTACGTACGAACGTATCATACTCATACACAGTGGTGTGCACTagaaagtactgcataccccgagagttgtcttcttagtgctcattaaatacatatttttccactttgctcaattttattactagtgcataccctgatcgacaaccttatgcacgccactgctcataactatacctatacctaccaaCCTAACTAACTAACCGACTAACCAACGTGCATGATATGCACTCACTAGTATCTCTATCTACTCTActctactgtactgtactgtactacaCCACACTGCACTCGTATGCACCACCGAGACACGGACCGCAGTTGCACCGCACCTACAACAAAACAAACCGATAGATCTTAACAAACTGATCTATCGTCATCATTCTCTCCTCTCTTCCTTGATCCACTTCCATCCAGAAATACCCGAACCCGATCCCGACTCACGAATCGCTCACTGACCACTGACCACCACTACTACTACTGTCACCCTCATCATCTCTGCATCTCATTAtaagataaacaaacaaacaaaagacactaacaatataataataattatttattatgcacTTCGCCTCTCATTGTTCGCGTCCCCCTCCCTCCCCCCGGACTCGCCCCGTCTCGCTTCAGGCCATTCGCTGTCGGCTCGCGACGATCCCCACCGTTCCGATAACCGAGCACGGTATATATATTCAAGCCGACATctgattatttttactatttaccaGTATCTTCGCCGCTCGCGTACACACGCGCGCGCGCTACTTTTTCATACCAGTTCGTAAAAGTTCTACTCTAACACCATGTCCGGCCGTGGAAAAGGCGGTAAAGTCAAGGGAAAGGTCAAGTCCCGTTCCAACCGCGCCGGTCTGCAGTTCCCCGTGGGCCGTATACACAGACTGCTGAGGAAGGGCAACTACGCCGAGCGCGTCGGCGCCGGGGCGCCCGTCTACCTCGCCGCCGTGATGGAGTACCTGGCCGCTGAAGTTCTCGAGTTGGCAGGAAACGCGGCACGCGACAACAAGAAGACCAGGATCATACCGAGGCATCTCCAACTGGCGATCCGCAACGACGAGGAGCTGAACAAACTCCTCTCCGGTGTGACCATCGCACAGGGCGGCGTGCTGCCGAACATCCAAGCGGTACTGTTGCCCAAGAAGACAGAGAAGAAGGCCTAAGAGGTCGTTCGCAAGCAAGTTCGTGTGTTCGTTCACACTCGCTCATTAAGAAAAGGCCCTTTTCAGGGCCACAAAATTGTTCCAATGTTTTAATGAACCAAGTAAACTTAACTAACCTAACCAAGTAAACTAACGTAACTGACGGCCCATGCCCCATTACattacactacactacactacgcTTGTACATTGGGGTTTGGTAATATGGAGTTTGTACACATCACGCCGCCtatccaatgcgggttggcgggctacTCAATGCTTTACACACCACTGTGTGTAGTTCGCTTGTCTTGTATTAGAGGTGTGAGTATCGTTTctgtctgaaaaaaaaatggtaaaccATGTCAGGATTGTTGTTGTTGAATAAGTTATCGTCGTCATTACATGCAGTGGTCGTCGTTTCGATATTAAAGCATATATAATACCTATagtataatacctacctacataaaaaaaaaaaaaaaaaaagaattaaaaaaaaaatagaatccGTTCATAATTtgcattacattatattattatcttgcCTACAATTAATGGGCAGtagtgataatttttttttttttttttcccctatctacaataataataataataatattaattaagaaattaactaaTTGATCGATCGATTGATTGCTTGATGGACGGACATAATTAacgataaaaattattatacgcTGTGGTGGGGAggggcggggggggggggggggggggatgtGGATGGCGCGCGCGTCCCTGCGTCCCCCAGCCCGCACCGAAAGGTACTGCGATTGGGCGACGGCGAGGCAACGTTCACCGCGGCCGCGGCACGCGTGCGCCGGCCGAAGTGACAAAACTCGGGGGCTCGTATAATATCGCATCACTTTTCTCGCTAACTGACTACGAGACAGTCGCGCTCGCAGTACTACAGTATTCAAGTGTGTTTTTAATCGTTCGTTGCGTGCAACATGCCACCCAAGACTAGCGGTAAGGCCGCCAAGAAATCCGGCAAGGCGCAAAAGAACATCTCCAAGTCCgacaaaaagaagaagaagcacAAGAGGAAGGAGAGCTACGCCATCTACATCTACAAAGTGCTCAAGCAGGTCCACCCAGACACCGGCATCTCCAGCAAGGCCATGTCCATCATGAACTCCTTCGTGAACGACATATTCGAACGCATCGCCGCCGAAGCTTCTCGTCTGGCCCACTACAACAAGAGGTCGACTATAACCTCCAGGGAGGTGCAGACGTCCGTGAGGCTGTTGCTGCCCGGGGAGCTGGCCAAGCACGCAGTCAGCGAAGGCACAAAGGCCGTCACCAAGTACACCAGTTCTAAGTGAGGACCCGGTGTGGACGTTGTCTAGTCTCGTCGCTTC
Proteins encoded in this window:
- the LOC112050939 gene encoding histone H2B — translated: MPPKTSGKAAKKSGKAQKNISKSDKKKKKHKRKESYAIYIYKVLKQVHPDTGISSKAMSIMNSFVNDIFERIAAEASRLAHYNKRSTITSREVQTSVRLLLPGELAKHAVSEGTKAVTKYTSSK
- the LOC112050938 gene encoding histone H2A; protein product: MSGRGKGGKVKGKVKSRSNRAGLQFPVGRIHRLLRKGNYAERVGAGAPVYLAAVMEYLAAEVLELAGNAARDNKKTRIIPRHLQLAIRNDEELNKLLSGVTIAQGGVLPNIQAVLLPKKTEKKA